A DNA window from Cutaneotrichosporon cavernicola HIS019 DNA, chromosome: 2 contains the following coding sequences:
- a CDS encoding uncharacterized protein (Belongs to the AAA ATPase family), with translation MPSRILRAPPPPRRPKYDDVDMIFTPVANGRRISGGMQAIIGLVEEMQTVVDVVGPSSEPASEVGSDEESSDEEEDGEAEPIVHVEVRLQPDSRIRPELIIAQVTYLLQAQLKWVYAGEEFTSDLWEQSSVLLDNVERIFVSETEQPGPLKGDEVEYDVHVYKTSNEGSVIEGGLEEDEDEDCPTAATVITLPSAEVEGLWENLIYEGGIKERLLRYMDTSLVFADCEIDTNVISSNRLALMYGPAGTGKTSLCRALAHKLAIRYASDKYPNGAKLIEINSHSLFSKWFSESGKLVQKVFDQVQFYLSDPGCLVVVMIDEVESIATSRAAAMKGTEPGDAVRVVNAILTQLDRLKSHPNALVLATSNLVGGIDAAFVDRADIKQFIGPPPPEAIYWILLSTFKELSKRKFGSERLAPHGDKLLPWKEAVPGLRIEHKTRRDERIWLSSVELRKLALRCHEIQASGRFLRRLPKLAHVRLGRRAARLGLWMEAFAAEVEHEAENQGYIARGDGKRAREE, from the exons ATGCCCTCTAGGATACTTCGggcgccaccacctccacgcCGACCCAAAT ATGATGATGTTGACATGATCTTCACACCTGTTGCGAACG gaaGGAGGATAAGCGGCGGCATGCAGGCCATTATTGGCCTGGTGGAAGAGATGCAGACCGTGGTCGATGTCGTCGGACCTTCCTCCGAACCTGCCTCTGAGGtcggcagcgacgaggagagcagcgacgaagaggaagacggGGAAGCAGAACCCATAGTCCACG TCGAGGTTCGGTTGCAGCCTGATTCTAGAATAAGACCCGAACTCATCATTGCCCAGGTCACGTACCTTCTACAGGCACAGTTGAAGTGGGTGTATGCTGGCGAGGAGTTCACGTCGGATCTGTGGGAGCAGAGTTCAGTGCTGCTGGATAACGTGGAGCGGATCTTCGTCTCCGAGACTG AACAACCTGGTCCACTGAAGGGCGATGAGGTTGAATACGATGTTCACGTATACAAGACCTCGAACGAGGGCAGCGTGATCGAGGGTGGCTtggaagaggatgaggacgaggactgTCCCACAGCTGCCACTGTCATCACCTTGCCAtccgccgaggtcgaggggtTATGGGAGAA ccTCATCTATGAAGGTGGCATCAAGGAGCGATTGTTGCGGTACATGGACACGTCGCTCGTGTTTGCAGACTGTGAAATTGACACCAACGTCATCTCGTCTAACCG cctTGCTCTCATGTATGGCCCAGCAGGTACCGGTAAGACATCACTATGCCGGGCACTTGCGCACAAGCTCGCTATCCGCTACGCCAGCGACAA ATACCCCAACggcgccaagctcatcgAGATTAACTCTCACTCACTGTTCTCCAAGTGGTTCAGCGAGAGCGGCAAGCTTGTGCAGAAGGTGTTTGACCAAGTGCAGTTTTACCTGAGTGATCCTGGGTGCCTAGTTGTGGTCATGATTG acgaggtcgagtcgATCGCAACATCTCGAGCTGCAGCCATGAAGGGAACCGAACCGGGCGACGCAGTGCGG GTTGTCAATGCCATCCTCACCCAGCTCGATCGCCTCAAGTCGCACCCGAATGCGCTTGTGCTGGCAACTTCCAACTTAGTGGGAGGGATTG acgCTGCGTTCGTCGACCGCGCGGACATCAAGCAGTTCATCggcccaccgccgccagagGCGATCTACTGGATCCTGTTGTCGACCTTCAAGGAGCTTAGCAAGAGGAAATTTGGCAGTGAGCGACTCGCTCCGCACGGCGACAAGCTCCTGCCATGGAAAGAGGCAGTGCCTGGTTTGCGAATTGAGCACAAGACGCGCAGGGACGAGCGCATCTGGTTATCCTCtgtcgagctgcgcaagctcgcATTGCGATGTCACGAGATCCAGGCAAGCGGCCGCTTCCTGCGACGGCTGCCCAAGCTCGCCCACGTCCGGTTGgggcgccgcgccgcgcgccttgGACTGTGGATGGAGGCGTtcgcggccgaggttgagcacGAGGCGGAGAACCAGGGCTACATTGCGCGAGGCGATGGCAAACGCGCAAGGGAAGAGTAG